The region CATCAAACTTAAAAGGAACAAACAAACTGGTTTCTCTCTGCTCCATGAAGCCATTTTGACCTGTGCACAGTAAACATCATCAACACATTTCTAAACACACACAGCCTCAATAAATAACACCACATATATAACAAAGTTTGACACCCACCTTAAACTGGCtgaacaccacacaccaccactACTTGACCTGGTAATTCAGTATTTCCTGTGCACACCTTTTTGGCCACAATCACCATGTTATTGAATTCATAAcctcaataaaagtatttctcAGCCTTTTTGGCTTCCCCCTTGTCTTCAAAAAATGGACAGCTTTGTTGTGGTTGTGacctcaataaattaaaatgtaaaaaagtgaatTCACATCCGCAGTCAAAGTGATGTGAGTCTCTCACCGTCTGTACACTGCTGTGCGGCTGGAGACACGTTTCACCTTCTGCTGTGAAGTTGCAGAACACTTTAAACGCATCCCTGTGACATCCCTGGTTGGGGTCAATCCAGTAAACtcctgaggtcaaaggtcacacagAGAGAACCGATTCAGATACACGGGACGGTGATGATTCCTCCAGAGTAGCAGAGCTCTGGAACAAGTGTAAATTATTGTCTGAATGTGTGTTGTGTCCGCACCGTCGGGATACTCGGGGTGGCACATCCACAGCTCTTTGCAGGTGCGGGCAGGACTGTGGTAGGTGCCCAGTGGCGTCCGGAGTCCCTCCACATCTGTCCTCATGGAGGTCAAAGACGCAAACACCTCCTCCATGTCCTCCCCCTCCCCCTGAGCCTCCTCGTCCTGCATCTGTCCGTCCTCCATCACCGCTCCATCCACAACCCAAATCCTAATCCCCCCCCCCTCTTCCATCACAAACGCATCCAGCGCCGGAGGAGCCGCCATTCCCACCGCAGGAAGACCCTGGATAGAGACGGAGAGATGTGTAGCTCCATCACTCGTTCTGCCATTAGTGTTCATCTAGTAATGAGTTTATGGGTGACTGGAGACTCACCGGGGAACCAGGGGGTCCAGCAGGACCAGGATCTCCTCTGGGTCCAATAGGGCCTTAAATAAACCACATCATTCACACAGATCACATGAGTTACTCAGTGTCTGCTGGTGGTTAAGAGCTCACAGACTGATGGGAACACCCGAGCTGCATCTTTGACACGACTGGTATCCGAtatctgtgtttacattaatcccCCCCATCATTATCTCTTTACAGTGCACATACAGTACTAGACCCTCGGGTTTTGAATGAAATGATTGATATAAGTCATCATTATTTGTCAGCATGGACAACTGCTGTCATGGATGTGAAGTGAAATAAAGGAGCACTGTAAGATTCTATTTGAATGAACTAACGAGaacgagagaagagagagaatgtgCGAGTGAGTAGCCTAATAGTGAAGCTTGTTGGTTTAGTTACAGAAACAGCTAGGTTATCTCCTCATTGCTGAGAGATATAATGTAGCTTTTAGTAGCGAAGCTATTGCATTTATAAAATTCACGGGGTAGAGGTTGAAAACCAGCTCCTGAATGTTGCGCAGTTTCTTACatgtaaagtttaaataaaatgcaagtgCATATACAGCACACCAGCATTTGCTAACTTTATGGCATGCATGTCAGATATCAGATATGTATCCAATTAAAATACACATGTGGAAGTGGCCCAGATCGGATGTGAAAACATCAGATCTCatgcagatttttgtttttacacgTGTGCAACAAATTCCAATCTGTGTCAGATGTGAGCAAAATATCTGATTGTTCCCCCTTCACCCTCTCTGCTCCTCTGTTGTGAAATGAGCTGCCAATCTCCGTGTGAATCTCTACTTCCAGAAGCAGCTGAAGACATCCTCGAGCACTTAACCTTCACATCTCACCTCTTCCCTAGCTTGCTTCATCTAGCTTTCTGTTAAACCTGCCATTGTGCGCTGTGAATACTTGCCTCAGTGACAGATTGCTTATGTTGCTCTCTTCATCTCTAGTCACTGTGAATAACAGtctctgctaaatgcatataCGGGAACAAACTCAGCTAACATGTCTCAACTCAAATGTTCTGCGGATCAATATGAATTCAAGTAAAAATCAGTGTGTGTTTCACCTGGTTTCCTTTAGATCCTTTCTGTCCCATGGATCCCTGAAACACAGTGTTACAGACAGAAGCTGTGAGACCAgaacaaactcaaacacaccCAGAAGATCTGGATGGGTCTGATGTGTGTGAAGATTAAAGTGTCTCGAGACTCACAGACAGTCCTGGTAATCCCGGCGGTCCACTGAGTCCTGGAGGTCCGACTGGTCCCTGTCAGCAGAAACACGATTCAATCAGCttcttaatgtgtgtgtgaatgtgtttctatatgagtgtgtgtgtgtgtgtgttcacctcgTCTCCTTTGGCTCCCTGCAGCCCCTGGTTTCCCGGCAGTCCTCGATCACCTTTCTCTCCGAACTCACCCGGCGGCCCAATCAAACCAATCAGACCGCCAtgaccctgacacacacacacacacagatacaatgAAATCATGAGcatttactctgtgtgtgtgtgtgtgtgtgtgtgtgtgtgtgtgtgtgtgtgtgtgtgtgtgtgatgtacctTCTCTCCTTTCTTGCCCGGATCTCCCTTCAGTCCTGCCAGTCCAGCGGGACCCTGCGCACATGTAAAGAAATCATCAGTCTGATGTCATATCAGAGATCAGTGCATGAGGAGTGTTACTGAGCCTCACCATCGGCCCCGGGGGTCCTGTTTGACCTGGGGGTCCATTCAGCCCTTGTTCTCCCTACAGCAGAGAGAGAATGTGATATTCATCTTTATTAAACCAACATTCACAGGCAAGGATCGCAGAATGGACCAGAAGAAAGGGGAGGGGGGTTAGTGATTGGGGGTGGTTTGAAGAACCTCGCACACTGGATAAGAAAtggcattataatgcattataattgtaCCAAATCCTTGTTAACGTATACATAAAATCTGTAAGATTGTAAATTTTACATCCAAGTCTAGATTTCAGTATTAGAAACAGTATAGCACTCGTTATATGCCAGATATGCTGTCCGCTTTTTAAGCTATGACTACTGATTTTTAGAATATAGATCACGGTTCTCCCACAATTCTAGACaaccaaacaaaataatacataggCTAACTTACTTGGggttctgacaaaatgttttatttaatgttattaatgagtctatttatacatttctaaaatgttataaattagtgtatttaaaaatatttattaatttaaatgaattaattgtgTAAAAACGCTGTACTTGTTTCCTCCagagtttttgaacaaatctcttgCATGAATGATTCagacatcaaatacattttaacagtcactagtcgccacctactggcagaatGTAGCATACACAATCTATATTTGAAGCGTATCATTAGTTCCAAAAGTCTGTTACTCAGTATGATGGTCTATATCCGGACTATAAACTTTATCCCaatactttaattattatttcatgtttgggtaacactttattttgatgggtccacaacatacaacacaCTGACTATGAACTTATTCTgcttaccctaaacctaacctaacagtctactctgagagttagaaGACATGTAGTTGTAatgttacttatagttagtagaatgtctgaagTGAAACCCATGTTTGCAACACAGAAATGTAGCCTGCTGTGTAGACTGTTAGTAAAACTGTTTCAAAGGATATTAATGTGTGATGAGGCTGTATGTAAACTCGCCAGTCATGGGTTTGAGCAGAGAAAAACCTGAGCTCACCGCTGGTCCAGGGATTCCTGGAAGCCCCTGAAGTCCTGCTTTCCCTGGGTTCCCCTGACCGCCCACCGGCCCCGTCTTTCCCATGATGCCTTCGTATCCTGGAGCTCCCTGAACACAGACACAGAGGCAGCATAATGAATTAGACAACCAATGATTAGTTCTCTAGGACATCCTTTCAAATCTCATTCAGGAGTTTGCTGGAACCGAGCTTTGGCTCCTATGATGCTGCACTCATGTCAAACATAACAACATAATATTATCCAGTGTGACTTatccagaaaatgaaaaaagactcAGCGATTTATCGACCGAATGTCTCACCTTGTCTCCTTTGAGCCCCGGCCGCCCCTCTTTTCCAGGAGCACCCAAGTGACCCTAAACACAAACCCGGAGAGACAAAAGCATGTAGAAGCTCTGCACGTACACAAACACAGCTGAATCATGTTGCACCTAACCTGattcctcacaaacacacactcaccctgCGTCCTGGCCTTCCTGGTGGTCCTGGTTCTCCAGAGGGTCCTGGAGGGCCCTAATCACCAGAGTAACGAGAAGGAGAGGGTCGAAACATGATGAGAGATCATCATCTCAACTACACCTGCCTCTGCACATGCCATAACACTATCACTGCCCTACACAGATCCAGAGCCATCAGGAGCTTACATGAATGACATAAACGTAACAGAGACTCACAGATTTGCCTGGATCGCCATTATCTCCTTTAGAGCCCGGACTCCCATCGATGCCCTGAGAGAACAGACGAGGTCTTTCACCATCAGCACGTCACTTAACAAAGCGTCTTTGACTGACATCAGTGAAGATACTCACGTTAACACCTGGCTCTCCAGGAGCACCCATATCTCCAGGAAAACCAATAGGACCCTgtagagagagatagacagaggaCAAGTCAGCTAACACACTAGATAATCACActgaggtcacacacacacacacacacacacacacacacactgaccgcATTCCCCTTCGCTCCGTCTTCTCCAGATGCTCCTCTGGCTCCCGGTGAACCTGCAGCTCCGGGTGGTCCTGTGTCTCCTTTCTCACCCTGCTCACCTTTCTcgccctgaaaacacacacacacacacacacacacacacacacacacacacacacagaggtgtcAAACAAGTGTTGCtgtggtagtaaaaaaaaagctcatataaaaaaaaactcacacaatGAGATACCAACAAACTGCGCTGCCAGGAACACCAACAGGTCCAGGATCACCAGACTCTCCATCTTCACCCTGTCAATCATAATCAGATATAACATGATGCGTGTGTTTCTTCAGATCATGTGATCACCAGCAGGAACATCTGGATGATTTACCTTCTCACCAACTCCACCAGGCTGACCACGTACTCCAGGACGGCCAGGAGGACCCTAAAagacaaatatgttttagaaaacgtttcagaaataaatgtgaaagaaaaatattttataactagTTTAGAAAATTATGGGAGTGAGTGTGTTCACCTGTCCACCAGAGGGCCCCTGAGCTCCTCTGGGACCAAACTGACCAGGAGgaccctgaaaacacacaaacacacattgaaTTTACATAGAGATCACTAAACATGATCAAGAATGACAGATGAATGGATGAGCTCACCATTAGACCAGAGTTCCCACTCTCTCCTTTCTCTCCTGGAGGACCGGGCatcccctacacacacacacacacacacacacacacacacacacatacctgtaaCACGAATGTGCAACAGTAATACCTCATGATTTCTCATTGAAATAGAGGAGATATGGTTGATGATCAGGTACCTGTAGCCCCACGGGGCCCCTGGAGCCCTTGAATCCTCTGAGGCCCTCATCTCCCTTCGGTCCGTACATGCCCTGCTGTCCTGGAGGACCACGCTCACCATCCACAccctgacatacacacacacacacactcaatcacacacacactctgaacacAGCGAGAACATGAAGATGCTGTTGCTCCTCAAACACTCACCGGTACTCCCGGCTGCCCCTCTGGCCCCTGAGTGCCGACTGGACCTGAAGGCCCCTGAGAGCAGATTTAAATCATTGGTAACACTGTGACATATGAATGTGATGTGTGTTTATAATTCAGACACTCACTGATTCTCCTTTGTCTCCTTTGCTGCCTTTCTGCCCTGGAGCCCCTGTCTCTCCctaacaaatacaaacacacagaggACTTTAACAATCaagcaataaatacattttgtaattttcgTTATAAAATTGTGAGAAATGCTATTATTAGGGTATTTCTAGGGAGTTAATAGCACTTTTGTTTTCTGGGTAGTTGCTGTTTTAGGTGTtgtttaggagaaaaaaaatcctttgtaGTTGACAAACATCATCACTACTATTTACAGATGAGCATATGCCCTCATCACCTTGTCTCCATCCTCTCCTGGGGGTCCTGGAGGTCCAGCGGCTCCTGGTAATCCCACGGGCCCCTGGTCACCATCCTGTCCTGCGGGTCCGATCAGACCCTTATCTCcctgaacacacaaacagagtTACACACACTCTGGTCATTCACTGGTCATTCATTTCAATCTTCACATGTGGGGGCGTGTCTTACTGGCTCTCCCTTCTCTCCCATTGGTCCAGGCCCACCGATGGTTCCAGGTCGACCAGGCTGACCAATGGCACCTGCCAGTCCAGGGGGGCCCCGTTCACCTGTGGGCCCCTGGGAAGAAACACatatatttgtgacaaatatatttgtaatgtgttAATATACTTTCGCATACATATAACAGAGCATGAAAAATCCCTTTTCTAAGTCATAATTTCACCTcaagactgaaaataaaacaatatgaaattatatatactgGAGGTGCTTTGGTGAGATTACTGGAAGAGATTACGTACAGAAGGTCCAGGGGGCCCGATTGGCCCCACCCCTCCCTTCAATCCGACTGGTCCCTACACAAGAGaacaggtcacatgacaacacTGGCCAATCAGAAAGCCCGACAGAGAATATTTAACAACTAATAGAATCACTGGCAACAATCCTAAATCTACTGGACACAGTATTCTAAGTTACCATGGCACCGGGCGCCCCACGACTTCCACGGAAACCTTTCAGACCTGCTGGACCGCTCTTTCCTGAAGTACCTGGACCTCCAGGGTCGCCCTGAtgaccaaacacacacagtataagTTAGAGTTAGGGTTATTATACAGAAGGACCTAACAGGTGTAAAGAGTGTTATGATTGATGCTGATGGTTTTCCCACCTTTGCACCCTCCTTCCCAGCGGCTCCAGGTAAACCTTGCTCTCCAGCAGGTCCTGCAGTGCCCGGGTGTCCTCTATCTCCCATCGGTCCAGTTTCTCCTGTATTACCCTGCAACAAAATCACCACCAGTCAAAAACAACAGCTGTGGCCTTTAGCTTGGactaaaaaaagtgcaaaaacttCAAAGAGACTGGTTCCACCCAGTCGATAAGACTGATTCCTGAAGTGATGAGCTCACCTGCGGCCCAACGACACCAGCTGGTCCTGGAGGACCCGTCTTGCCTTGGAAACCCTGTCAGGAATCAAACCATCAAACACCAGGTGAACAACAGACCATCAAAACACTACACAAACATAACAACACACAGGCTCAGTACTCAGCAAATAAAAACCACATATTTGTATTAACATGTAtagtatatttcattattattttagtgcACTGCTGATTTTGCATCACATTCAGTATTAAAGTGTTAAATCGTTCAGCAATCACATCCATTGTATAGTTTGTACAAGCCTGTGTGTAGATGTTCCCAGACTCACCGGCTCCCCCCGCTGGCCTGGATGACCCGGCAGACCGTCCTTCCCAGCAGGCCCCTGCACACAGGAACGTGTTCAGAATGACATTACAATATGCTGACAAGTGTTGTCTTATTATATGAGGTGAAGACGAGGGTCACTCACATTGGGTCCCTTGGGGCCCACCTCACCTACACGTCCTTGAGGCCCTTGTGGACCCTGTAGTATATAAACGTGCATTAATCAAAAAAACTATCAACATTAAATCACATGATCAAATTACCTGATTAGTCACAAAATATGTATGAATCTAAAAATCCTctctctatatgtgtgtgtgtgtgtgatattctcttactctctctcctGTGGGCCCTGGGGGGCCGTCATGTCCTGAAGACCCCTAGAACAGAGACAGTTTGGCCCTTTACAGTTATTTCAACAATAGGATCACTATCCATGAGAACAGACCCATTAACATGATGAATGACTTCAGCACTGCTGATGTAATAAAGACACTTCAGCTCATTcgttgtttgtttctgtgtgtgttgaaGGGCTGATATGACCTCTGACCTTGTCTCCTGATTTCCCAGTGGGTCCTTTTGCACCCCTGCCTCCCCGAGCCCCCTGacaacacatatacacacacattaatgaTGTTGGATGTGACTCATGTGGGACGCTGACCATCATCAGTGTGGACAGGGATACTCACATTAGGTCCCCTCTGACCGGCGGCCCCTGCAGGACCCGGTGGACCCTGAGAAACACATTATACTCACATGAGTGCAcatgtatatacttatatatatttgtgcttttaaGTGTCTTTATGACAGTTTGTCTCTTTTGAGCAGTGACCTTCTTCCCCTTTTCTCCTGGAACGCCGACAGGACCTGGAAAACCATCAGCACCCTGAGAGGAAACCACCACAAGACCAGCAGTTATTCTCCCATACGACTCAAACATTCATCTGTTCATCATCTGCTCGTGTTCCCCTCACCTTCAGGCCCTGACGTCCTGGGTAACCTGGCAAACCTGGAACACCCAGCTTTCCCTAAGAGGACAGGGACAGGAGGGATAAAATCAGAAAAGAtggagggaaaaaagaaaatgtgtgtacTAAAAGGGTGTTTGATCTTTTGTACTGATTATTACTGATTATGTTGTAGTAGACTATTTCACCTTTTCTCCAGCGATGCCTGCGGGTCCAGGTTCACCCAAGGGACCACTCTGCCCTTTGGGGCCCTCAGGACCGTCCTCACCGCGTCCCTGGAGCACCCAGGTCTCCCTGACAGATACAGATGGGGTTAACAGTATGTTTTAgtctgtgtgtgggtttgtgtgtttcattagtgtttgtgttgtgtgtgtctgtgtgttattACAATGTCTCCTTTAGCTCCCATTTCTCCTTTGGCTCCTGGGAAACCATCTTCaccctgaacacaacacacacatacatgacaaTCAATCAGCGCCATGAACGGCATGAGCGCTCAATTCACATGCTTCAGAAACCTCTAAAAAACATCTGCACAACTAACCACATCCAGACATGTGATGGTGTCATGATGTCTCAAAATAActggaaatgtaatatatgaagATGTGCTGAAGTCTGGAGATGTTATGACATCTGGACCTGTGATGATTCTTGCAGATGTTATGATCTCACAATATTTGGGATATCAGAAGATGTGCTGGTGTCTAGGCATGTTATGTTATCTGGTGATATCTGCAGATGCACTGATGTTGGGGTTCCATGATGTCTGGAGATGTGATATCTGAAGATCGAATGGTGTCTGAGGATGTTATGATGTCTGGACATGTGGTGAGCACTGGAGATATAGTAATGTTTGCAGATGTTAGACTGATCTTGGTTGAGAAGATCTCACCTTTTCTCCTTTACTGCCCTTCAGTCCTCTGAGCCCATCAGCACcctaaaacacagacacacacagtcaataaaacacacacacacacacacaaccacacactatAGGGTGTAATAGAGAGAGATCAGTACTTTGACTCCTCTGGGTCCAGGATATCCCACAGGCCCCTGAACACCTGCTGTGCCCTACCGGAAGCACACACAATGACAATCAGTGACGTGAAGACAAGGACACTAATAAGATGACACCACACACTCGTTTGTGCATCTCACCGGCAGGCCTTTCTCTCCAGGCGACCCCTCTCGTCCTGGATGACCCTGTGTGCAGTGGCATCATGAGGAACAGCAGGGGGCAGCACAGATCAACAACAGCATGTGTTCAACACTCACCGGTGGGCCGTCGACACCAGGTAACCCCTTCATACCCTTCTTCCCCTGAGGACCCTGAGCCAGAGAAAGACACCTGTTAAAGTCTGCTCCACCTGGAGGTCTTTCAGACCAGGAACTGTGTGGAGAGGGTTCATCTAGCATATTTTCAGTAAGTTTGTCCCAAATCCTGCTCACAGGAGTCAGTATTAGCACATAACTTCTAGTAATGGAGAGAGCGCACCTTTTCTCCTGGTAACCCGACTGCTCCCTGAGGTCCAGGAAAACCCTGCAGAACAGAAGAAAGAGTGTcaggaggttgtgtgtgtgtgatagagagagagactatatctgtgagtgtgtgtacctgGAATCCTGGGTTCCCCTGCTGTCCTGGAGCTCCAGGTTCTCCAGGCGGCCCCTGTGTGAAGACGAGAAGAGTGTGTGATGATGACCTGCGGCTCCAGGGTCTTTcaaagggtcatgaactgccttcgtttttttatttttattttgtactgttattTGAGGTCTACTCATAATGTTATCAAGAATTTTACTTCAAAAATCATAgaagtaataaattattttctgtgctgtttttaaccccctcatcagaacgctctgttggAATAGATGTGGAGGactgtagactcagaagtaaacacactgctgtgattggctaatagttgtgtataTTTGACAGAGTACATTCctcacagatggacgctgctgtgatttaggtcaaaaacacataaatactcaatacatatcaaacgatctgtttaacagacaaagcaatagtgatacTGTCAGATCCTATACAGTCACACAGCATCgccttttagtttcaatctttctgaaaatcctgtggaattgtgccttgtttgtaaaccaATCtgcggtaaaatgaagtgaacaaaggactgAGTTATTACTGATgcggtctggatcttcattaaaaataaagttcatctgTTCTTTCCTAATGCTGGGATCAGAAGGATGGCAGTGCAAACACTTTTTCCACAGCTTGGCACTGAACAGCgtcttgttgtcttcagagcatctttatAGTTTGGTTTTTGCGTAGACCTGTGTTTGCCTCTCTTGTAAACACTATGTGTGAGTTAGTGGGTGGgactaaacaggcagcgatgtagaatcaatgggtggggctaaacagagagtgatgtagaatcagtgggtggggcttaACAGAGAGTGACGTAGAagcagtgggcggggctaaacagagaGTGACGTAGAagcagtgggcggggctaaacagagaGTGACGTAGAAGCAGTGGGTGGGGCTTAACAGAGAGTGACGTAGAagcagtgggcggggctaaacagagaGTGACGTAGAATCAATGGGCGGGGCTAAATAGAGTGATGTAGAagcagtgggtggggctaaacagagTGCTGTAGAagcagtgggcggggctaaacagagagtgatgtagaagcaggcattgatcatCTTCTttggaggcggtgcttatccacactattacatcatagagtgtCACACTccacaagctgttgttttggcagactggcatcaatataagctgtttttagattaacacgaaagttttgagttctgaaacacAAAGAACtcttacaatacaaaaaataaatctaacattacaaaataacaaaataaccttATCATATCAGACATCTCCCCGTTTAAGACATCTCAGATCAGCAGTACTCACCATGTTTCCTTTTGAACCCTGAACTCCATCAACCCCACGAATACCCtggcaaacacacacgcacacacacacacacacacacatgatccaTATGACGTTTTGATGTGACCTGTAGTCTGAGGAGGTCAGTCGTATCATATGAACACAATAATGAGACCCAAACACACAGAATGAGGAGTTTATCCACTCACCTGCTGTCCTGGAGGACCAGGAAGACCTCTCTGACCCGTCAACCCTGCTagaccctaacacacacacacacatcactgagGAATATCTGTTAACACACAAGCAGTCCCTGACACACACATCAGTGGATCAATGAAGAGCAATACTTCATACTACGAGTGACTACAGGAGTGAACACATACAGGCTCTCCTGGCTGACCTCTGGGCCCCGGCTGACCATCTGAACCCTGGGAAACAAACAGACATTCACTCTGAACCTGatcaaagacagacagacaaatttTATGAAGAATATGGAAGAAATGTTCACTGACTTTTTCTCCAGGGCCTCCTGGAGGACCGACTGGCCCCTTCTTCCCCTGAtctccctgcacacacacacacacacagatgaatgtTTCTGATCTGAGGTTCACACGGAGGTTAATGAGTGTTAATGGAGAGTGTGTTACCCGGTGACCCTTGTTTCCAGGCAGACCCGGCAACCCATCAAACCCTCTGTCACCCTGAAAAcagcacacacagagacagaaatCACCTCGCCGTTCAGTCATCAATCACACACTCAGCAGCTCTTCATTTGTGTTGGATTCATGTTACAATCACAGCATTTTACAAGACTTCAGCAGAGAAACATTCAACTGCATCAATGAATACACACAGCAGACATAAGAAACCAGACCAGTGAgaatatatattgtgcatcctcTCATCTTCATCGGCACGTTCATCTCTGACATGTCCTGTTGTACTGATGGAGGTTCATTATGAGGGACAGCGTGTGATTGGTCAGATCATCGAATTCATGATGTTTGATCCGTCACACTGAGATCAGACTCATTTCAAGAGCCAACAGTATAACTTACTTTAGTTCCAGTCTCTCCTGGTTCACCTCTGGCTCCGTCGATTCCAGCAcgaccctgaacacacacacacacacacacacacacacacacacacacacacacacacaggtgtgttTCAGGTGTTCACACAGGTATCTGatggtgtttgttgtgtttagATGAAACTCACCCTCTTGCCCGGTTTACCATTGAATCCCGGAGCCCCCGGCAGACCACGAGGACCCTAAAGACAcacaataataatcagaaatgtttcttgagcaacaaaacatcatatcagaatgatttctgaagatcatgtgacactgaagactggagtaatgatgctgaaaatacagctgcgcatcacagaaataaattacactttaacagagattcacac is a window of Cyprinus carpio isolate SPL01 chromosome B1, ASM1834038v1, whole genome shotgun sequence DNA encoding:
- the col5a3b gene encoding LOW QUALITY PROTEIN: collagen, type V, alpha 3b (The sequence of the model RefSeq protein was modified relative to this genomic sequence to represent the inferred CDS: inserted 2 bases in 1 codon), with the translated sequence MMMRMMMMMMMKTLRVTGVAPLMVVLLLHATRAVSSPAANHIDVLKILDLSDSMEGVSLEAGLCMSRRGSEEADLAYKIEKKIQVSVPTNQLFPDSAFPEDFSVLVTVRARRGAQCFLLSVYDSEGVQQLGLELGRSPVFLYEDHNGQPTPDLYPIFKKVNLADGKWHRVAYSVEGQKVTLYLDCQKVATLDLPRGPEPKVSTDGVTVFGTRLLDEEVFEGEIQQLLIAPDPRAAADYCHTHIPDCDSALTYNSLSLDPVEVQKPPRKPVEEEFDDDLYNDLYSDLSVSTAGDNATEYEIVEYEDTENETEYFKEYTEYQEYEDYEYRPAERQEQFFSGQAIGPEKGEKGEPAVLGAGTLIMGPPGLPGAEGPPGEHGPMGPPGPIGDPGDPGPEGRQGLAGADGIPGPPGNLLMLPFQSGGDARHGPVISAQEAQAQAILQHTKLSLKGPPGPLGLTGRPGPLGSPGPRGLKGDHGFTGPPGPRGLPGAPGFNGKPGKRGRAGIDGARGEPGETGTKGDRGFDGLPGLPGNKGHRGDQGKKGPVGPPGGPGEKGSDGQPGPRGQPGEPGLAGLTGQRGLPGPPGQQGIRGVDGVQGSKGNMGPPGEPGAPGQQGNPGFQGFPGPQGAVGLPGEKGPQGKKGMKGLPGVDGPPGHPGREGSPGEKGLPGTAGVQGPVGYPGPRGVKGADGLRGLKGSKGEKGEDGFPGAKGEMGAKGDIGDLGAPGXRGEDGPEGPKGQSGPLGEPGPAGIAGEKGKLGVPGLPGYPGRQGLKGADGFPGPVGVPGEKGKKGPPGPAGAAGQRGPNGARGGRGAKGPTGKSGDKGSSGHDGPPGPTGERGPQGPQGRVGEVGPKGPNGPAGKDGLPGHPGQRGEPGFQGKTGPPGPAGVVGPQGNTGETGPMGDRGHPGTAGPAGEQGLPGAAGKEGAKGDPGGPGTSGKSGPAGLKGFRGSRGAPGAMGPVGLKGGVGPIGPPGPSGPTGERGPPGLAGAIGQPGRPGTIGGPGPMGEKGEPGDKGLIGPAGQDGDQGPVGLPGAAGPPGPPGEDGDKGETGAPGQKGSKGDKGESGPSGPVGTQGPEGQPGVPGVDGERGPPGQQGMYGPKGDEGLRGFKGSRGPVGLQGMPGPPGEKGESGNSGLMGPPGQFGPRGAQGPSGGQGPPGRPGVRGQPGGVGEKGEDGESGDPGPVGVPGSAGEKGEQGEKGDTGPPGAAGSPGARGASGEDGAKGNAGPIGFPGDMGAPGEPGVNGIDGSPGSKGDNGDPGKSGPPGPSGEPGPPGRPGRRGHLGAPGKEGRPGLKGDKGAPGYEGIMGKTGPVGGQGNPGKAGLQGLPGIPGPAGEQGLNGPPGQTGPPGPMGPAGLAGLKGDPGKKGEKGHGGLIGLIGPPGEFGEKGDRGLPGNQGLQGAKGDEGPVGPPGLSGPPGLPGLSGSMGQKGSKGNQGPIGPRGDPGPAGPPGSPGLPAVGMAAPPALDAFVMEEGGGIRIWVVDGAVMEDGQMQDEEAQGEGEDMEEVFASLTSMRTDVEGLRTPLGTYHSPARTCKELWMCHPEYPDGVYWIDPNQGCHRDAFKVFCNFTAEGETCLQPHSSVQTVKMASWSREKPFSYVDVDGNPVHIVQLGFLKLLSATARQSFTYVCQNSAGWFDSTSLSYRHALRFRGSNGEELTQQNAHYIQPTHDGCQSRSGQDRTVLEVDSPQSEALPLVDVAVTDFGSAKQKFGFSVGKVCFNG